One Deltaproteobacteria bacterium genomic window carries:
- a CDS encoding carbohydrate kinase family protein, with amino-acid sequence MNIIVSGSLAYDRIMDFPGHFSDHILPEKIHVLNVCFQVTGMKERFGGTAGNIAYALTLMGEKPVICATIGHDYHKYFEWLSKNGISREHIKIIDEESTAGAYITTDLADNQITGFNPGAMKYPTSMDLYRLTPQDTFVIVSPGNLQDMITYPRICKELGIEYIFDPGQSLPVWDGDELVQAITGCKILICNDYELDLIISKTGLKKEVLLGQAGAIITTLGELGSQVATTDGVETHIPVAKARKVDDPTGAGDAYRGGLISGLVQDKDLDQCARMGSVCASFAVECYGTQDYSFTPEEFDGRLKVCY; translated from the coding sequence TCTCCGATCACATCCTGCCGGAGAAGATTCACGTCTTGAACGTCTGCTTCCAGGTAACCGGCATGAAGGAGAGATTCGGCGGGACGGCCGGCAATATAGCCTACGCACTCACATTGATGGGAGAAAAGCCCGTCATCTGTGCCACTATCGGTCATGATTATCATAAGTATTTCGAATGGTTGTCGAAAAATGGGATTTCCCGCGAACACATCAAGATCATTGATGAAGAGTCCACCGCCGGCGCCTACATCACCACAGATCTCGCCGACAACCAGATTACGGGTTTCAATCCCGGGGCCATGAAATATCCTACCTCCATGGATTTATACCGCTTAACGCCACAAGACACCTTTGTTATCGTTTCTCCGGGCAATCTTCAGGACATGATCACCTACCCGCGCATCTGCAAGGAGCTGGGGATCGAGTATATCTTTGACCCCGGGCAATCGCTGCCTGTCTGGGACGGGGATGAGCTGGTGCAGGCTATTACTGGATGCAAGATCCTGATATGCAATGATTATGAGCTGGACCTCATTATCAGCAAGACGGGTCTGAAAAAAGAAGTCTTACTGGGGCAGGCCGGGGCCATCATCACCACGCTGGGTGAGCTTGGCTCCCAGGTGGCAACTACCGATGGGGTAGAAACACACATCCCCGTCGCCAAGGCCAGGAAGGTGGATGATCCGACCGGCGCCGGCGACGCATACCGGGGTGGACTGATCAGTGGTCTGGTGCAGGACAAGGATCTCGATCAGTGCGCCAGAATGGGAAGCGTCTGCGCTTCCTTTGCCGTTGAGTGCTATGGAACGCAGGACTACAGCTTTACTCCCGAAGAATTCGACGGGAGGCTAAAGGTGTGCTACTGA
- a CDS encoding NUDIX domain-containing protein yields MRVRVSAVFVREDEILCMKYIYGGKEVFALPGGGVDKDTPLQEAIIAEWKDEIGVKLEVGNIILVGEAPATKNHPQTLHIIFNAVEIIGTPKVRQDHTHSIDIAWVPIANLRKSPLYPDVGKQLYEYLSDAAGPSLPFISNCMERGFW; encoded by the coding sequence ATGCGCGTAAGAGTTTCGGCAGTATTTGTTCGAGAGGATGAAATTCTTTGTATGAAGTACATATATGGGGGGAAAGAGGTCTTTGCCCTCCCCGGCGGCGGGGTTGATAAAGACACCCCTTTACAGGAGGCAATTATTGCCGAATGGAAGGATGAAATAGGTGTAAAACTCGAGGTCGGGAATATTATCCTGGTCGGTGAAGCTCCGGCAACCAAAAATCATCCCCAAACCTTGCATATTATTTTTAATGCTGTGGAAATAATCGGGACACCGAAAGTGAGACAGGATCATACCCATTCCATTGATATTGCCTGGGTTCCCATCGCAAACTTGCGGAAATCGCCTCTTTACCCGGATGTGGGGAAACAGTTGTATGAATATCTGTCCGATGCGGCGGGACCGTCACTCCCCTTCATCAGTAATTGCATGGAAAGAGGGTTCTGGTAA